Proteins from a genomic interval of Treponema succinifaciens DSM 2489:
- a CDS encoding ankyrin repeat domain-containing protein yields MKKFVFGLFFTILAFRGFSSDFNIWKYYDGLKKNDPKIVNFCLENSYYLNVFERNEENKSAAIKAIDKNDFNVLKVLAQIRSGEVFVTEDDKGNDCFMYAVINNKLTAFSAMLENIKDINEFSYLDVNDDGKNLLDLVMEQGKEEFAKLTFKYFFMQPYGAPNLAELFNDQCPYVFMAVENGYIDVNYFFKKGNTLIHELCDIYYYEEEASEAINFLCKHGANVNVFNEEDETPFTIAMWNEYPKRSAAILANGYDVDMEDEFHKSAMTRILTSVNKHPEVLEELCKTGIDLNKRLTGEYKNYTPLSYAIGKWNNWPCIEILLRYGADINLKDGWGNSPLDLLKTEEKEYYKLAKKAGYLNKAQEEIKKK; encoded by the coding sequence ATGAAAAAGTTTGTTTTTGGTTTGTTTTTTACTATTTTAGCATTTAGAGGATTCTCCTCAGATTTTAATATCTGGAAGTATTATGATGGTTTAAAAAAAAATGACCCTAAAATTGTAAATTTTTGTCTGGAAAATTCTTATTACTTGAATGTGTTCGAAAGAAATGAAGAAAATAAATCTGCTGCAATAAAGGCAATTGATAAGAATGATTTTAATGTACTTAAAGTTTTAGCTCAGATTAGGAGTGGAGAAGTTTTTGTTACAGAAGATGATAAGGGAAACGATTGTTTTATGTATGCTGTAATAAATAACAAACTAACAGCTTTTTCTGCAATGCTTGAAAATATAAAGGATATAAACGAATTTTCATATTTAGATGTAAACGATGATGGTAAAAATCTTTTAGACCTGGTAATGGAACAAGGAAAAGAAGAATTTGCAAAGCTTACATTCAAATACTTTTTTATGCAACCTTATGGAGCTCCTAATCTTGCAGAGCTTTTTAATGATCAATGTCCATATGTTTTTATGGCTGTTGAAAACGGGTATATAGACGTAAATTATTTTTTTAAGAAAGGAAATACTCTTATACATGAACTTTGTGATATTTATTACTATGAAGAAGAAGCTTCAGAGGCCATAAATTTTCTTTGTAAACACGGTGCAAATGTAAATGTTTTTAATGAGGAAGATGAAACTCCATTTACTATAGCCATGTGGAATGAATATCCTAAAAGATCGGCAGCAATCCTTGCTAATGGATATGATGTTGATATGGAAGATGAATTTCATAAGTCAGCTATGACTAGGATACTTACTTCGGTTAATAAACATCCAGAAGTTCTTGAAGAATTATGCAAGACAGGTATTGATTTAAATAAAAGGCTCACTGGCGAGTATAAAAATTATACTCCGCTTTCTTATGCTATAGGTAAATGGAACAATTGGCCATGTATAGAAATTCTTTTACGCTATGGGGCAGATATTAATCTCAAAGATGGTTGGGGCAATTCTCCGTTAGATTTATTGAAAACTGAAGAAAAAGAATATTATAAATTAGCAAAAAAAGCTGGATATCTAAATAAAGCACAGGAAGAAATAAAAAAAAAGTAA
- a CDS encoding AbrB/MazE/SpoVT family DNA-binding domain-containing protein: MELAKVTSKGQITIPLMIRNRLQLKTGDKVFFEESKGKIYITNASQITLANVQSQMQGEAEKAGFQTEDDVIAYIKELRKAK, encoded by the coding sequence ATGGAACTTGCAAAAGTAACATCAAAAGGGCAGATTACAATTCCACTTATGATAAGAAATCGGCTTCAGCTTAAAACTGGTGACAAGGTATTTTTTGAAGAAAGCAAAGGAAAGATTTACATTACTAATGCTTCTCAAATTACTTTAGCTAATGTTCAGTCTCAAATGCAGGGCGAAGCGGAAAAAGCAGGTTTTCAAACAGAAGATGATGTTATTGCTTACATCAAAGAATTAAGGAAAGCAAAGTGA
- a CDS encoding putative toxin-antitoxin system toxin component, PIN family yields MRVFVDTNIVISSMLFPNGKVAKVFSHLLEKHTVIISSYTKNECKEVFEKKFPSKMEQLEIFFDGINFEEFKSPDKIDEKRYPKIRDIKDLPVLVSAILSDSDILLTGDKDFEDIKIDKPLIFTPAKYYELIENKA; encoded by the coding sequence GTGAGGGTTTTTGTAGATACAAATATTGTGATTTCTTCAATGCTTTTTCCAAATGGAAAAGTAGCAAAAGTATTCTCCCATCTTCTTGAAAAGCATACTGTAATAATTTCTTCTTACACAAAAAACGAATGTAAAGAAGTTTTTGAAAAGAAATTTCCGTCAAAAATGGAACAGCTTGAAATCTTTTTTGATGGAATAAATTTTGAAGAATTTAAGAGTCCTGATAAAATCGATGAAAAGAGATATCCGAAAATCCGTGATATAAAGGATTTGCCCGTTCTCGTATCAGCAATTTTATCTGATTCGGACATTTTGCTCACAGGTGACAAAGATTTTGAAGATATAAAAATTGATAAACCTTTGATTTTTACGCCTGCAAAATATTATGAGTTGATAGAAAATAAAGCATAA
- a CDS encoding dihydrofolate reductase family protein, with protein sequence MENKNRPITTLFMLVSVDGKISTGSTDELDVDKDFPKIKGLKEGLHQYYEIEQTTDLWSFNTGRVQEKMGANKNTLPPKTPVSFVLLDNSHLDERGIKYFCAKSKEFVLMTSNKNHPAYSVNEENLHILYQEKFSLKNGLYQLKNDFSCERLTVQSGGTVNSIFLREKLIDFVDIVLAPVLIGGKDTSTLIDGKSIMSEKELASLGVLKLLECKTLSNSYIRLRYRVIS encoded by the coding sequence ATGGAAAATAAGAACAGACCAATAACGACATTGTTTATGCTGGTATCAGTTGATGGAAAAATAAGTACAGGCTCGACTGATGAACTTGATGTAGATAAAGATTTTCCTAAAATCAAAGGTTTAAAAGAAGGCCTGCATCAATACTATGAAATCGAACAAACTACTGATTTATGGTCTTTTAATACAGGTCGAGTTCAGGAAAAGATGGGAGCAAACAAAAATACTTTACCTCCAAAAACACCTGTTTCATTTGTTTTGCTAGATAATTCACATTTGGATGAGCGAGGAATAAAGTATTTTTGCGCCAAGTCAAAAGAATTTGTTCTTATGACATCTAACAAAAATCATCCAGCTTATTCAGTTAATGAGGAAAATCTTCATATATTGTATCAGGAAAAATTTTCTTTAAAGAATGGTCTTTACCAGTTAAAAAATGATTTTAGCTGCGAACGTCTTACCGTTCAAAGCGGAGGCACTGTGAATTCTATTTTTCTACGAGAAAAACTGATTGATTTTGTAGACATAGTTTTGGCTCCTGTCCTCATAGGAGGAAAAGATACATCCACACTTATAGACGGTAAATCCATAATGTCTGAAAAAGAGCTTGCATCATTAGGAGTATTGAAGTTATTGGAGTGTAAAACTTTAAGCAATTCATACATTCGTCTTAGATATAGGGTAATCAGCTGA
- a CDS encoding transposase — translation MSRKSGDFSRFSKAKSFVSFIGLCPGEDSSGNRVRHTAITKAGNSRVRSLLVECAGSLRMHSVVTAKSVRVKERQKNASAAIVSYADKCTLRLRKRMLYLSQKGLPYNLVTTAGARELACFVWGMMNFVDNRKTALNKIDEGELSDIQKTVEEFIAQ, via the coding sequence TTGTCGCGGAAATCGGGGGATTTTTCCCGTTTTTCAAAGGCGAAGTCCTTCGTAAGCTTTATAGGACTTTGTCCCGGCGAGGATTCAAGCGGAAATAGAGTACGGCACACGGCGATTACGAAAGCTGGGAATTCAAGAGTCAGAAGTCTTCTTGTTGAGTGTGCGGGAAGCCTTAGAATGCATTCTGTTGTCACGGCAAAATCAGTCAGGGTAAAAGAGCGGCAGAAAAATGCGTCCGCCGCCATCGTTTCTTACGCGGACAAGTGCACGCTCAGGCTCAGAAAAAGAATGCTTTATCTTTCCCAAAAAGGGCTCCCCTACAATCTAGTAACGACGGCGGGGGCAAGGGAGCTTGCATGTTTTGTCTGGGGAATGATGAATTTTGTTGACAACAGGAAAACTGCCTTGAACAAAATTGATGAGGGGGAGCTTTCCGACATTCAAAAAACGGTCGAGGAGTTTATTGCGCAATGA
- a CDS encoding IS110 family transposase, translating into MPPGLQNRGFGRKLGIENNKHDLPHAKRSTTMNNVTENTKVIYVGIDVHKDTNSFCAYDSREDKLFAEHKSSSKFENTLHYLKNLQKSVGQDAVFLIGYEAGPTGYGLCRKLQKEDFACVIIAPSTIAKAPGQKVKTDRMDARLLAKTLAFKTYSPVCLPSEKT; encoded by the coding sequence GTGCCACCAGGTTTGCAGAATCGAGGGTTCGGTCGTAAACTTGGAATAGAAAACAACAAGCATGACCTGCCTCATGCAAAAAGGAGCACTACAATGAACAATGTAACAGAGAACACAAAAGTAATCTATGTCGGAATTGACGTGCACAAGGACACAAATTCTTTCTGTGCTTATGACAGCCGTGAAGACAAATTATTCGCGGAGCACAAAAGCTCTTCCAAATTTGAAAACACGCTTCACTACCTGAAGAACCTTCAAAAATCAGTCGGGCAAGATGCAGTTTTTCTTATTGGATACGAGGCAGGTCCCACAGGATACGGACTTTGCAGAAAACTTCAAAAAGAAGACTTCGCCTGCGTCATTATCGCCCCATCGACAATAGCAAAGGCACCTGGTCAGAAAGTCAAGACAGACAGGATGGACGCCCGCCTTCTTGCAAAGACTCTCGCCTTCAAAACCTACAGCCCTGTCTGCCTTCCTTCTGAAAAAACTTGA
- a CDS encoding eCIS core domain-containing protein, translating to MECNSSTKKIFSFVTKAGERRKTRKSSTPSQIIPLDEQTKNDFELRHDTKLKDTMIYLDPDYKFILSPALLGFAVENRIHIRKSKYNPGSTETDQIVEHELTHVQQYSEGRINESVDELEMEANFNETLHLHNGEEVRYVEYAPGKYWETTEKEYKIFLNKVATEFEHNVESNLRSMANAEQLRYLLSLQEWAQDMFDEPFSLRR from the coding sequence ATGGAATGTAATAGCTCTACTAAAAAAATCTTTTCTTTCGTTACCAAAGCTGGAGAACGCAGGAAAACAAGAAAGTCTTCAACTCCCTCACAAATAATCCCACTTGACGAGCAGACAAAGAACGACTTTGAGTTACGACACGATACAAAGCTCAAGGATACTATGATTTACCTTGACCCGGATTACAAATTCATATTAAGTCCTGCACTTCTGGGCTTTGCCGTCGAAAACAGAATCCACATAAGAAAAAGCAAGTATAATCCGGGCTCGACTGAAACCGACCAAATCGTTGAGCATGAGCTCACCCATGTCCAGCAGTATTCAGAAGGACGCATAAATGAATCCGTTGATGAGCTTGAAATGGAGGCAAATTTCAACGAGACGCTTCACCTTCACAACGGCGAGGAAGTCCGGTATGTTGAGTATGCTCCCGGGAAATACTGGGAAACCACAGAAAAAGAGTACAAAATATTCCTGAATAAGGTTGCCACAGAATTTGAACACAATGTAGAAAGCAATTTGCGAAGCATGGCCAATGCGGAACAGCTGCGATATTTGCTTTCCCTGCAGGAATGGGCACAAGACATGTTCGATGAACCTTTCAGTTTAAGGAGATGA